A DNA window from Streptomyces parvus contains the following coding sequences:
- a CDS encoding HAD family hydrolase, with protein MAGAAIFDVDGTLTDTNHLHVVAWWEAFRQAGHTVPMPDIHRAVGLGSGDLIERLLGADRDPEQDEAISSAHTVLYGTYFDRLPAFRCAGDLLRTLAGRDWRIVLATSASGAELAALRRAVDADEAIRATASSDDVEHGKPSAEPVELACRLVGATPEQAVFVGDTVWDMEAATRAGVRAVALLSGGIPRADLERAGADAVFRDVADLLAHLDDSPFGPGPA; from the coding sequence ATGGCAGGCGCGGCGATCTTCGATGTGGACGGCACGCTCACGGACACCAACCACCTGCACGTCGTGGCGTGGTGGGAGGCGTTCCGGCAGGCCGGGCACACGGTGCCGATGCCGGACATCCACCGGGCGGTCGGGCTCGGCTCCGGTGACCTGATCGAGCGGCTGCTCGGTGCCGATCGGGATCCCGAGCAGGACGAGGCCATCAGCTCCGCGCACACGGTCCTCTACGGAACGTACTTCGACCGGCTCCCCGCCTTCCGGTGTGCGGGCGATCTGCTGCGCACCCTGGCCGGACGTGACTGGCGGATCGTCCTCGCCACCTCGGCGAGCGGGGCGGAGCTCGCGGCGCTGCGGCGGGCGGTGGACGCGGACGAGGCCATCCGGGCCACGGCGAGTTCGGACGACGTGGAGCACGGCAAGCCGTCCGCGGAACCCGTGGAGCTGGCCTGCCGCCTGGTCGGCGCCACTCCGGAGCAGGCGGTGTTCGTGGGCGACACGGTGTGGGACATGGAGGCGGCGACCCGGGCCGGGGTACGCGCGGTGGCCCTTCTGTCGGGCGGTATCCCGCGCGCCGACCTGGAGCGGGCGGGGGCGGACGCGGTCTTCCGGGACGTCGCCGATCTGCTCGCCCACCTCGACGACAGCCCGTTCGGTCCGGGCCCCGCCTGA
- a CDS encoding DUF5709 domain-containing protein, whose amino-acid sequence MPADARGDDVYQPQDDDGSIPPNDELDLENTLGERDLDDQMEEGYSPPERPLGVTKFGTTGAEERRGESLDQRLAQEVDDVEPPAGDGIGDLAEGEGEPREGSTAEPRAGRLSGADDATGRENDVFAEDVGIDGGAASAEEAAVHVTDEADIPQGRDA is encoded by the coding sequence ATGCCCGCAGACGCACGCGGTGACGATGTGTACCAGCCGCAGGACGACGACGGCTCCATCCCCCCGAACGACGAGCTCGACCTGGAGAACACGCTCGGCGAACGGGACCTGGACGACCAGATGGAAGAGGGCTACAGCCCTCCCGAACGCCCCCTCGGTGTGACCAAGTTCGGCACGACGGGGGCGGAGGAGCGCCGCGGCGAATCGCTGGACCAGCGGCTCGCCCAGGAGGTCGACGATGTGGAACCGCCCGCCGGAGACGGCATCGGCGACCTCGCCGAGGGCGAGGGAGAGCCCCGGGAAGGGTCCACCGCCGAGCCCCGGGCAGGCCGGCTCAGCGGCGCGGACGACGCGACCGGGCGGGAGAACGACGTCTTCGCCGAGGACGTGGGCATCGACGGCGGAGCCGCTTCGGCCGAGGAAGCGGCCGTCCATGTCACGGACGAGGCGGACATCCCCCAGGGCCGCGACGCCTGA